The following proteins are encoded in a genomic region of Toxotes jaculatrix isolate fToxJac2 chromosome 3, fToxJac2.pri, whole genome shotgun sequence:
- the LOC121179031 gene encoding transforming protein RhoA, whose translation MAAIRKKLVIVGDGACGKTCLLIVFSKDQFPEVYVPTVFENYVADIEVDSKQVELALWDTAGQEDYDRLRPLSYPDTDVILMCFSIDSPDSLENIPEKWTPEVKHFCPNVPIILVGNKKDLRNDEHTRRELAKMKQEPVKPEDGRDMANRIGAFGYMECSAKTKDGVREVFEMATRAALQARRGKKSSKCVLL comes from the exons ATGGCAGCAATCAGGAAAAAGCTGGTCATAGTGGGAGATGGAGCCTGTGGAAAGACCTGTCTGCTCATTGTGTTCAGTAAGGACCAGTTTCCAGAGGTCTATGTGCCCACAGTCTTCGAGAACTACGTTGCTGACATTGAAGTTGATAGCAAACAG GTCGAGTTAGCGCTCTGGGATACAGCAGGTCAAGAGGACTATGACAGACTGCGTCCGCTCTCTTATCCAGACACCGATGTCATTCTCATGTGCTTCTCCATCGACAGTCCTGACAGTCTTG AGAACATCCCTGAGAAGTGGACCCCTGAGGTGAAACACTTCTGCCCTAATGTTCCCATTATACTGGTGGGAAACAAAAAGGACCTGCGTAACGATGAGCACACCCGGAGGGAGCTTGCCAAAATGAAGCAG GAACCTGTGAAACCAGAGGATGGACGGGACATGGCTAACAGGATCGGTGCCTTTGGATACATGGAGTGCTCTGCAAAAACAAAGGATGGTGTGAGGGAAGTCTTCGAGATGGCCACCAGGGCTGCACTACAGGCCAGGCGGGGAAAGAAGAGCAGTAAATGTGTCCTACTGTAA
- the LOC121179027 gene encoding cytokine-inducible SH2-containing protein-like produces the protein MVARTVTIVHQEERAGSCCPHPSPPPWDPAEDLHCITTTFQYLQTSGWYWGPISASEAQAALLTKSEGTFLVRDSSHPQYILALSVKTRYGPTSVRIEYSRGFFWLDSISPGLPHLQSFPDVLSLIQHYRSSGHTTQDQASDGIHPKTKTDPALHTAKDSGVPLKLMHPLHKPEAFPSLQHLARLTINRYTNCPDQLPLPKPLLCYLQDYPFHI, from the exons aTGGTGGCCCGGACAGTGACCATTGTACACCAGGAGGAGCGAGCGGGTTCATGCTGCCCAcatccctctcctccaccttgGGACCCAGCAGAGGACCTCCACTGCATCACCACCACCTTCCAGTATCTACAGACCTCAG GCTGGTACTGGGGCCCCATCTCAGCGAGCGAAGCTCAGGCAGCTCTCCTGACAAAGTCGGAAGGTACGTTCCTGGTGCGGGACAGCAGTCACCCTCAGTACATACTGGCCCTGTCAGTGAAGACCCGCTATGGACCTACAAGTGTACGAATAGAGTACAGCAGGGGCTTTTTTTGGCTGGACTCCATCTCACCTGGtctgcctcacctgcagtcCTTCCCAGATGTTCTCAGCCTCATACAGCACTACAGGAGCTCAGGCCACACCACACAGGACCAGGCATCTGATGGCATTCACCCCAAAACAAAGACCGACCCTGCCCTGCACACAGCCAAAGACAGTGGAGTCCCTCTGAAACTGATGCACCCCTTACACAAACCAGAGGCCTTCCCTTCTTTGCAGCACCTGGCACGCCTCACCATCAACAGATACACGAACTGCCCAGACCAGCTGCCACTCCCAAAGCCTCTGCTGTGCTACCTGCAGGACTACCCTTTCCACATATGA